In Capsicum annuum cultivar UCD-10X-F1 chromosome 7, UCD10Xv1.1, whole genome shotgun sequence, one genomic interval encodes:
- the LOC107877237 gene encoding premnaspirodiene oxygenase yields MVFQHLVSFLLFMSFLFLLIQKWRKPKARLPPGPWRLPIIGSVHHLTSGLPHRVLRNLSQKFGPIMYLQLGEVPTVVVSSSLMAKQILKTHDLVFASRPETMMGKIICYNCKDIAFSPYGEYWRNMRKLTVLELLSAKMVKSFSPIRQDELSNLLSSIRSMDLDSPINLVEKLLWFMNASTCRSAFGNVCKDQRELITLIHQAQSLSGGFELADLFPSKKFLHGISGMESKLTKAHNKIDAVLDNIINVHRENRANGRSCNGESGTENLIDVFLRVMESGEFPVYLTNDNIKAVILDMFVAGSDTSSSTVIWALSEMMRSPHLMAKAQAEVREAFKEKKTCDDETNLEKLNYLKLVIKETLRLHPPTPLLVPRESREEAQIDGFTIPLKSKVLVNVWAIGRDPESWENPECFIPERFENNSIEFTGNHFQFLPFGAGRRICPGIQFGLSLITLPLAHLLYNFDWKLPEGINATNLDMTEANGISARREKDLYLIATPYVSPLH; encoded by the exons ATGGTTTTTCAACACTTGGTTTCCTTCCTTCTATTCATGTCCTTCCTTTTTCTTCTAATTCAAAAATGGAGGAAGCCAAAAGCCCGGCTTCCTCCTGGCCCGTGGAGGCTACCTATTATTGGAAGTGTGCACCACTTGACAAGTGGACTACCACATCGAGTCCTCCGAAACTTATCACAAAAATTTGGCCCCATCATGTACTTACAACTTGGGGAAGTTCCCACAGTAGTTGTCTCCTCCTCACTCATGGCCAAACAAATTCTAAAAACTCATGACCTCGTTTTTGCATCTAGGCCAGAGACCATGATGGGAAAAATTATTTGTTACAACTGTAAGGACATTGCCTTTTCACCATATGGTGAGTACTGGAGAAATATGCGTAAATTGACTGTCCTGGAGCTACTTAGTGCCAAGATGGTCAAGTCCTTCAGCCCAATTCGACAAGATGAGCTCTCCAATCTCCTATCATCCATTCGATCCATGGACTTAGATTCGCCAATCAACTTAGTAGAAAAGCTTCTATGGTTTATGAATGCTTCGACGTGTAGGTCAGCATTTGGGAACGTGTGTAAAGATCAACGAGAGTTGATAACATTGATTCATCAAGCACAATCATTATCTGGTGGATTTGAGCTGGCTGATTTGTTCCCATCGAAAAAATTTCTGCATGGGATTAGCGGTATGGAATCAAAATTAACGAAAGCTCACAATAAAATAGACGCCGTCTTGGACAACATTATTAATGTTCATAGAGAGAATCGTGCAAATGGAAGAAGTTGTAATGGTGAGTCTGGGACTGAAAATTTGATCGATGTGTTTTTGAGAGTCATGGAGAGCGGCGAATTTCCAGTTTACCTGACAAATGACAACATAAAAGCAGTTATTCTT GATATGTTCGTAGCAGGATCTGATACATCATCTTCAACGGTCATTTGGGCATTGTCAGAAATGATGAGAAGTCCGCATCTCATGGCAAAAGCACAAGCTGAAGTGAGAGAAGCCTTTAAGGAAAAGAAAACATGTGATGATGAAACGAACCTTGAAAAACTTAATTACCTCAAATTAGTGATCAAAGAGACACTTAGGTTACATCCTCCAACTCCTTTGTTGGTTCCGCGAGAATCCAGGGAGGAAGCACAAATAGATGGATTTACTATACCATTAAAAAGCAAAGTCTTGGTTAACGTCTGGGCAATAGGAAGAGATCCCGAGAGTTGGGAAAATCCTGAATGTTTCATACCAGAGAGATTTGAGAATAATTCAATTGAGTTTACTGGAAATCACTTTCAGTTTCTTCCGTTTGGTGCTGGAAGACGAATTTGTCCAGGAATACAATTTGGTTTGTCTCTTATTACTCTGCCATTAGCCCATTTGCTTTACAATTTTGATTGGAAACTTCCAGAAGGAATTAATGCGACGAATTTGGACATGACTGAGGCAAATGGAATATCTGCTAGAAGAGAGAAGGATCTTTACTTGATTGCTACTCCTTATGTATCTCCTCTCCATTAA